One Aphidius gifuensis isolate YNYX2018 linkage group LG5, ASM1490517v1, whole genome shotgun sequence genomic region harbors:
- the LOC122857398 gene encoding phosphatase and actin regulator 4B isoform X2 produces MAESTDTASSCVASCICDDEIKKVCESNEDNNNFDKQNVKEDDEEKTSLGQEDNYPPRISVTFDKETKKQNGAALRTNSLGSGTRTPPIEKKSKFSTFGRLFKPWKWKRKKKSEKFEAASRSLERKISVRANREELVQKGILLPDSQISTIPENGPLGDSDVTQKPPTPQQQQQHHHHQQQSTAIPGITTTLGQCQQSSIGSQNSTSSNNSHSGCIGPTSNQSSPHPSPLYPGIPSSNQLNGNTQEPKKEKTEQNANGTLSSGDTVSNQGIGQTGSQGVCQPGDQQKPNRPSTLEASRMFTRRLIMLGMEKGVLQPTAEEQQAIDRYMSPMPPHNTLMLSELPEPPIPLSEIGPIPPPPMFSSPSPTMDSRHQQDLPITSQHNDEDDEDEIDAEDDDDSLYVFRVSQPDPAIDTSRVEEIPAKEPKFHAVPLKSALKKKNTGSGPGTPQNTPTQENRPLTLRQELHASFKRPPLRPRIRICSRPVRFGLALPCTLENKENARPYVIREDSDGSDDGQVLYRDDYDDEESRMADKLARKESLSLKLALRPDRQELINRNILQIQSDNERQESKEAIGARLIRRLSMRPTQEELEERNILKKQSPAEEKKQKEEKKRYLLRKLSFRPTVEELKEKKIIRFNDYIEVTQAHDYDRRADKPWTRLTPKDKAAIRKELNEFKSSEMAVHEESRHLTRYHRP; encoded by the exons caaaaaaacaaaatggtgCAGCACTGCGGACAAATAGTTTGGGTTCTGGAACGAGAACACcaccaattgaaaaaaaaagtaaattttccACATTTGGTAGACTTTTTAAACCTTGGAAATGGAAACGGAAAAAGAAATCTGAAAAATTTGAAGCTGCATCACgat caTTGGAACGAAAAATATCAGTTCGTGCAAATCGCGAAGAACTTGTACAAAAAGGAATTCTCCTTCCGGATAGCCAAATTTCTACAATTCCAGAAAATG gTCCTTTGGGTGATTCGGATGTCACTCAGAAACCACCAACGCcccaacagcagcagcagcatcatcatcatcaacaacaatctACAGCAATTCCAGGTATCACAACAACACTTGGTCAGTGTCAACAATCATCAATTGGTTCACAAAATTCAActtcatcaaataattcacaTTCTGGATGTATTGGACCTACCAGTAATCAGTCATCGCCCCATCCCTCACCCCTCTACCCTGGAATTCCATCATCAAATCAGCTAAATGGCAACACTCAAG AGccgaaaaaagaaaagactGAACAGAATGCAAATGGCACGTTATCGTCGGGTGATACCGTGTCAAATCAGGGCATTGGTCAAACTGGTAGCCAGGGAGTTTGTCAACCTGGTGATCAGCAAAAGCCAAATAGACCCAGTACCCTGGAAGCATCAAGAATGTTCACCAGGCGGTTGATTATGCTTGGAA tggaAAAAGGAGTCTTGCAACCGACGGCAGAAGAACAGCAGGCTATTGACAGATACATGTCACCAATGCCACCTCATAACACACTAATGCTATCGGAGCTACCAGAACCACCAATACCACTTAGTGAAATTGGACCAATACCACCACCGCCAATGTTTAGTTCACCAAGTCCAACAATGGATTCACGGCACCAACAAGACCTACCAATTACATCACAGCATAACGATGAAGACg ATGAGGATGAAATTGATgctgaagatgatgatgatagctTATATGTTTTTCGAGTATCTCAACCAGATCCAGCAATTGATACATCTAGAGTTGAAGAGATACCAGCAAAAGAGCCAAAATTTCATGCTGTGCCATTAAAAAGTgcattgaagaaaaaaaatactggaaGTGGTCCTGGTACACCTCAAAATACACCAACACAAGAAAATAGACCACTAACACTACGACAAGAATTACATGCCTCTTTCAA GAGGCCACCATTGAGGCCTCGGATCAGAatatg taGTCGACCGGTGAGATTTGGACTTGCTCTACCATGTACattggaaaataaagaaaatgcaAGACCTTATGTAATAAGAGAAGATTCTGATGGTTCAGATGATGGACAAGTACTCTACAGAGATGATTATGATGACGAAGAAA gtcGAATGGCTGACAAACTTGCACGAAAAGAATCGCTTTCACTTAAATTGGCACTGCGACCTGACAGACAAGAGCTAATTAATCGAAATATACTTCAAATACAATCTGATAATGAACGACAAGAATCAAAAGAAGCCATTGGTGCAAGGCTCAtcag ACGGCTAAGCATGCGGCCAACCCAAGAAGAACTTGAAGAGcgcaatattttaaaaa aacAAAGTCcagctgaagaaaaaaaacaaaaagaagaaaaaaaaagatacttgTTAAGAAAGCTTAGTTTTCGGCCAACGGTCGAAGaattaaaagagaaaaag attATAAGATTTAATGATTATATCGAGGTTACACAAGCACATGATTATGATAGACGAGCAGACAAACCGTGGACCCGACTAACGCCAAAGGATAAAGCAGCTATTAGAAAAGAACTGAATGAATTTAAAAGCTCAGAAATGGCTGTTCATGAAGAGAGTCGACATCTTACAag aTATCATAGGCCATGA
- the LOC122857398 gene encoding phosphatase and actin regulator 4B isoform X10 → MMMRSLNSVKAKKSKAKKQNGAALRTNSLGSGTRTPPIEKKSKFSTFGRLFKPWKWKRKKKSEKFEAASRSLERKISVRANREELVQKGILLPDSQISTIPENGPLGDSDVTQKPPTPQQQQQHHHHQQQSTAIPGITTTLGQCQQSSIGSQNSTSSNNSHSGCIGPTSNQSSPHPSPLYPGIPSSNQLNGNTQVEKGVLQPTAEEQQAIDRYMSPMPPHNTLMLSELPEPPIPLSEIGPIPPPPMFSSPSPTMDSRHQQDLPITSQHNDEDDEDEIDAEDDDDSLYVFRVSQPDPAIDTSRVEEIPAKEPKFHAVPLKSALKKKNTGSGPGTPQNTPTQENRPLTLRQELHASFNSRPVRFGLALPCTLENKENARPYVIREDSDGSDDGQVLYRDDYDDEESRMADKLARKESLSLKLALRPDRQELINRNILQIQSDNERQESKEAIGARLIRRLSMRPTQEELEERNILKKQSPAEEKKQKEEKKRYLLRKLSFRPTVEELKEKKIIRFNDYIEVTQAHDYDRRADKPWTRLTPKDKAAIRKELNEFKSSEMAVHEESRHLTRYHRP, encoded by the exons caaaaaaacaaaatggtgCAGCACTGCGGACAAATAGTTTGGGTTCTGGAACGAGAACACcaccaattgaaaaaaaaagtaaattttccACATTTGGTAGACTTTTTAAACCTTGGAAATGGAAACGGAAAAAGAAATCTGAAAAATTTGAAGCTGCATCACgat caTTGGAACGAAAAATATCAGTTCGTGCAAATCGCGAAGAACTTGTACAAAAAGGAATTCTCCTTCCGGATAGCCAAATTTCTACAATTCCAGAAAATG gTCCTTTGGGTGATTCGGATGTCACTCAGAAACCACCAACGCcccaacagcagcagcagcatcatcatcatcaacaacaatctACAGCAATTCCAGGTATCACAACAACACTTGGTCAGTGTCAACAATCATCAATTGGTTCACAAAATTCAActtcatcaaataattcacaTTCTGGATGTATTGGACCTACCAGTAATCAGTCATCGCCCCATCCCTCACCCCTCTACCCTGGAATTCCATCATCAAATCAGCTAAATGGCAACACTCAAG tggaAAAAGGAGTCTTGCAACCGACGGCAGAAGAACAGCAGGCTATTGACAGATACATGTCACCAATGCCACCTCATAACACACTAATGCTATCGGAGCTACCAGAACCACCAATACCACTTAGTGAAATTGGACCAATACCACCACCGCCAATGTTTAGTTCACCAAGTCCAACAATGGATTCACGGCACCAACAAGACCTACCAATTACATCACAGCATAACGATGAAGACg ATGAGGATGAAATTGATgctgaagatgatgatgatagctTATATGTTTTTCGAGTATCTCAACCAGATCCAGCAATTGATACATCTAGAGTTGAAGAGATACCAGCAAAAGAGCCAAAATTTCATGCTGTGCCATTAAAAAGTgcattgaagaaaaaaaatactggaaGTGGTCCTGGTACACCTCAAAATACACCAACACAAGAAAATAGACCACTAACACTACGACAAGAATTACATGCCTCTTTCAA taGTCGACCGGTGAGATTTGGACTTGCTCTACCATGTACattggaaaataaagaaaatgcaAGACCTTATGTAATAAGAGAAGATTCTGATGGTTCAGATGATGGACAAGTACTCTACAGAGATGATTATGATGACGAAGAAA gtcGAATGGCTGACAAACTTGCACGAAAAGAATCGCTTTCACTTAAATTGGCACTGCGACCTGACAGACAAGAGCTAATTAATCGAAATATACTTCAAATACAATCTGATAATGAACGACAAGAATCAAAAGAAGCCATTGGTGCAAGGCTCAtcag ACGGCTAAGCATGCGGCCAACCCAAGAAGAACTTGAAGAGcgcaatattttaaaaa aacAAAGTCcagctgaagaaaaaaaacaaaaagaagaaaaaaaaagatacttgTTAAGAAAGCTTAGTTTTCGGCCAACGGTCGAAGaattaaaagagaaaaag attATAAGATTTAATGATTATATCGAGGTTACACAAGCACATGATTATGATAGACGAGCAGACAAACCGTGGACCCGACTAACGCCAAAGGATAAAGCAGCTATTAGAAAAGAACTGAATGAATTTAAAAGCTCAGAAATGGCTGTTCATGAAGAGAGTCGACATCTTACAag aTATCATAGGCCATGA
- the LOC122857398 gene encoding phosphatase and actin regulator 4B isoform X6: MNNLRRLTSRVYAKKQNGAALRTNSLGSGTRTPPIEKKSKFSTFGRLFKPWKWKRKKKSEKFEAASRSLERKISVRANREELVQKGILLPDSQISTIPENGPLGDSDVTQKPPTPQQQQQHHHHQQQSTAIPGITTTLGQCQQSSIGSQNSTSSNNSHSGCIGPTSNQSSPHPSPLYPGIPSSNQLNGNTQEPKKEKTEQNANGTLSSGDTVSNQGIGQTGSQGVCQPGDQQKPNRPSTLEASRMFTRRLIMLGMEKGVLQPTAEEQQAIDRYMSPMPPHNTLMLSELPEPPIPLSEIGPIPPPPMFSSPSPTMDSRHQQDLPITSQHNDEDDEDEIDAEDDDDSLYVFRVSQPDPAIDTSRVEEIPAKEPKFHAVPLKSALKKKNTGSGPGTPQNTPTQENRPLTLRQELHASFKRPPLRPRIRICSRPVRFGLALPCTLENKENARPYVIREDSDGSDDGQVLYRDDYDDEESRMADKLARKESLSLKLALRPDRQELINRNILQIQSDNERQESKEAIGARLIRRLSMRPTQEELEERNILKKQSPAEEKKQKEEKKRYLLRKLSFRPTVEELKEKKIIRFNDYIEVTQAHDYDRRADKPWTRLTPKDKAAIRKELNEFKSSEMAVHEESRHLTRYHRP; the protein is encoded by the exons caaaaaaacaaaatggtgCAGCACTGCGGACAAATAGTTTGGGTTCTGGAACGAGAACACcaccaattgaaaaaaaaagtaaattttccACATTTGGTAGACTTTTTAAACCTTGGAAATGGAAACGGAAAAAGAAATCTGAAAAATTTGAAGCTGCATCACgat caTTGGAACGAAAAATATCAGTTCGTGCAAATCGCGAAGAACTTGTACAAAAAGGAATTCTCCTTCCGGATAGCCAAATTTCTACAATTCCAGAAAATG gTCCTTTGGGTGATTCGGATGTCACTCAGAAACCACCAACGCcccaacagcagcagcagcatcatcatcatcaacaacaatctACAGCAATTCCAGGTATCACAACAACACTTGGTCAGTGTCAACAATCATCAATTGGTTCACAAAATTCAActtcatcaaataattcacaTTCTGGATGTATTGGACCTACCAGTAATCAGTCATCGCCCCATCCCTCACCCCTCTACCCTGGAATTCCATCATCAAATCAGCTAAATGGCAACACTCAAG AGccgaaaaaagaaaagactGAACAGAATGCAAATGGCACGTTATCGTCGGGTGATACCGTGTCAAATCAGGGCATTGGTCAAACTGGTAGCCAGGGAGTTTGTCAACCTGGTGATCAGCAAAAGCCAAATAGACCCAGTACCCTGGAAGCATCAAGAATGTTCACCAGGCGGTTGATTATGCTTGGAA tggaAAAAGGAGTCTTGCAACCGACGGCAGAAGAACAGCAGGCTATTGACAGATACATGTCACCAATGCCACCTCATAACACACTAATGCTATCGGAGCTACCAGAACCACCAATACCACTTAGTGAAATTGGACCAATACCACCACCGCCAATGTTTAGTTCACCAAGTCCAACAATGGATTCACGGCACCAACAAGACCTACCAATTACATCACAGCATAACGATGAAGACg ATGAGGATGAAATTGATgctgaagatgatgatgatagctTATATGTTTTTCGAGTATCTCAACCAGATCCAGCAATTGATACATCTAGAGTTGAAGAGATACCAGCAAAAGAGCCAAAATTTCATGCTGTGCCATTAAAAAGTgcattgaagaaaaaaaatactggaaGTGGTCCTGGTACACCTCAAAATACACCAACACAAGAAAATAGACCACTAACACTACGACAAGAATTACATGCCTCTTTCAA GAGGCCACCATTGAGGCCTCGGATCAGAatatg taGTCGACCGGTGAGATTTGGACTTGCTCTACCATGTACattggaaaataaagaaaatgcaAGACCTTATGTAATAAGAGAAGATTCTGATGGTTCAGATGATGGACAAGTACTCTACAGAGATGATTATGATGACGAAGAAA gtcGAATGGCTGACAAACTTGCACGAAAAGAATCGCTTTCACTTAAATTGGCACTGCGACCTGACAGACAAGAGCTAATTAATCGAAATATACTTCAAATACAATCTGATAATGAACGACAAGAATCAAAAGAAGCCATTGGTGCAAGGCTCAtcag ACGGCTAAGCATGCGGCCAACCCAAGAAGAACTTGAAGAGcgcaatattttaaaaa aacAAAGTCcagctgaagaaaaaaaacaaaaagaagaaaaaaaaagatacttgTTAAGAAAGCTTAGTTTTCGGCCAACGGTCGAAGaattaaaagagaaaaag attATAAGATTTAATGATTATATCGAGGTTACACAAGCACATGATTATGATAGACGAGCAGACAAACCGTGGACCCGACTAACGCCAAAGGATAAAGCAGCTATTAGAAAAGAACTGAATGAATTTAAAAGCTCAGAAATGGCTGTTCATGAAGAGAGTCGACATCTTACAag aTATCATAGGCCATGA
- the LOC122857398 gene encoding phosphatase and actin regulator 4B isoform X5, which yields MMMRSLNSVKAKKSKAKKQNGAALRTNSLGSGTRTPPIEKKSKFSTFGRLFKPWKWKRKKKSEKFEAASRSLERKISVRANREELVQKGILLPDSQISTIPENGPLGDSDVTQKPPTPQQQQQHHHHQQQSTAIPGITTTLGQCQQSSIGSQNSTSSNNSHSGCIGPTSNQSSPHPSPLYPGIPSSNQLNGNTQEPKKEKTEQNANGTLSSGDTVSNQGIGQTGSQGVCQPGDQQKPNRPSTLEASRMFTRRLIMLGMEKGVLQPTAEEQQAIDRYMSPMPPHNTLMLSELPEPPIPLSEIGPIPPPPMFSSPSPTMDSRHQQDLPITSQHNDEDDEDEIDAEDDDDSLYVFRVSQPDPAIDTSRVEEIPAKEPKFHAVPLKSALKKKNTGSGPGTPQNTPTQENRPLTLRQELHASFKRPPLRPRIRICSRPVRFGLALPCTLENKENARPYVIREDSDGSDDGQVLYRDDYDDEESRMADKLARKESLSLKLALRPDRQELINRNILQIQSDNERQESKEAIGARLIRRLSMRPTQEELEERNILKKQSPAEEKKQKEEKKRYLLRKLSFRPTVEELKEKKIIRFNDYIEVTQAHDYDRRADKPWTRLTPKDKAAIRKELNEFKSSEMAVHEESRHLTRYHRP from the exons caaaaaaacaaaatggtgCAGCACTGCGGACAAATAGTTTGGGTTCTGGAACGAGAACACcaccaattgaaaaaaaaagtaaattttccACATTTGGTAGACTTTTTAAACCTTGGAAATGGAAACGGAAAAAGAAATCTGAAAAATTTGAAGCTGCATCACgat caTTGGAACGAAAAATATCAGTTCGTGCAAATCGCGAAGAACTTGTACAAAAAGGAATTCTCCTTCCGGATAGCCAAATTTCTACAATTCCAGAAAATG gTCCTTTGGGTGATTCGGATGTCACTCAGAAACCACCAACGCcccaacagcagcagcagcatcatcatcatcaacaacaatctACAGCAATTCCAGGTATCACAACAACACTTGGTCAGTGTCAACAATCATCAATTGGTTCACAAAATTCAActtcatcaaataattcacaTTCTGGATGTATTGGACCTACCAGTAATCAGTCATCGCCCCATCCCTCACCCCTCTACCCTGGAATTCCATCATCAAATCAGCTAAATGGCAACACTCAAG AGccgaaaaaagaaaagactGAACAGAATGCAAATGGCACGTTATCGTCGGGTGATACCGTGTCAAATCAGGGCATTGGTCAAACTGGTAGCCAGGGAGTTTGTCAACCTGGTGATCAGCAAAAGCCAAATAGACCCAGTACCCTGGAAGCATCAAGAATGTTCACCAGGCGGTTGATTATGCTTGGAA tggaAAAAGGAGTCTTGCAACCGACGGCAGAAGAACAGCAGGCTATTGACAGATACATGTCACCAATGCCACCTCATAACACACTAATGCTATCGGAGCTACCAGAACCACCAATACCACTTAGTGAAATTGGACCAATACCACCACCGCCAATGTTTAGTTCACCAAGTCCAACAATGGATTCACGGCACCAACAAGACCTACCAATTACATCACAGCATAACGATGAAGACg ATGAGGATGAAATTGATgctgaagatgatgatgatagctTATATGTTTTTCGAGTATCTCAACCAGATCCAGCAATTGATACATCTAGAGTTGAAGAGATACCAGCAAAAGAGCCAAAATTTCATGCTGTGCCATTAAAAAGTgcattgaagaaaaaaaatactggaaGTGGTCCTGGTACACCTCAAAATACACCAACACAAGAAAATAGACCACTAACACTACGACAAGAATTACATGCCTCTTTCAA GAGGCCACCATTGAGGCCTCGGATCAGAatatg taGTCGACCGGTGAGATTTGGACTTGCTCTACCATGTACattggaaaataaagaaaatgcaAGACCTTATGTAATAAGAGAAGATTCTGATGGTTCAGATGATGGACAAGTACTCTACAGAGATGATTATGATGACGAAGAAA gtcGAATGGCTGACAAACTTGCACGAAAAGAATCGCTTTCACTTAAATTGGCACTGCGACCTGACAGACAAGAGCTAATTAATCGAAATATACTTCAAATACAATCTGATAATGAACGACAAGAATCAAAAGAAGCCATTGGTGCAAGGCTCAtcag ACGGCTAAGCATGCGGCCAACCCAAGAAGAACTTGAAGAGcgcaatattttaaaaa aacAAAGTCcagctgaagaaaaaaaacaaaaagaagaaaaaaaaagatacttgTTAAGAAAGCTTAGTTTTCGGCCAACGGTCGAAGaattaaaagagaaaaag attATAAGATTTAATGATTATATCGAGGTTACACAAGCACATGATTATGATAGACGAGCAGACAAACCGTGGACCCGACTAACGCCAAAGGATAAAGCAGCTATTAGAAAAGAACTGAATGAATTTAAAAGCTCAGAAATGGCTGTTCATGAAGAGAGTCGACATCTTACAag aTATCATAGGCCATGA
- the LOC122857398 gene encoding phosphatase and actin regulator 2 isoform X8 → MMMRSLNSVKAKKSKAKKQNGAALRTNSLGSGTRTPPIEKKSKFSTFGRLFKPWKWKRKKKSEKFEAASRSLERKISVRANREELVQKGILLPDSQISTIPENGPLGDSDVTQKPPTPQQQQQHHHHQQQSTAIPGITTTLGQCQQSSIGSQNSTSSNNSHSGCIGPTSNQSSPHPSPLYPGIPSSNQLNGNTQEPKKEKTEQNANGTLSSGDTVSNQGIGQTGSQGVCQPGDQQKPNRPSTLEASRMFTRRLIMLGMEKGVLQPTAEEQQAIDRYMSPMPPHNTLMLSELPEPPIPLSEIGPIPPPPMFSSPSPTMDSRHQQDLPITSQHNDEDDEDEIDAEDDDDSLYVFRVSQPDPAIDTSRVEEIPAKEPKFHAVPLKSALKKKNTGSGPGTPQNTPTQENRPLTLRQELHASFNSRPVRFGLALPCTLENKENARPYVIREDSDGSDDGQVLYRDDYDDEESRMADKLARKESLSLKLALRPDRQELINRNILQIQSDNERQESKEAIGARLIRRLSMRPTQEELEERNILKKQSPAEEKKQKEEKKRYLLRKLSFRPTVEELKEKKIIRFNDYIEVTQAHDYDRRADKPWTRLTPKDKAAIRKELNEFKSSEMAVHEESRHLTRYHRP, encoded by the exons caaaaaaacaaaatggtgCAGCACTGCGGACAAATAGTTTGGGTTCTGGAACGAGAACACcaccaattgaaaaaaaaagtaaattttccACATTTGGTAGACTTTTTAAACCTTGGAAATGGAAACGGAAAAAGAAATCTGAAAAATTTGAAGCTGCATCACgat caTTGGAACGAAAAATATCAGTTCGTGCAAATCGCGAAGAACTTGTACAAAAAGGAATTCTCCTTCCGGATAGCCAAATTTCTACAATTCCAGAAAATG gTCCTTTGGGTGATTCGGATGTCACTCAGAAACCACCAACGCcccaacagcagcagcagcatcatcatcatcaacaacaatctACAGCAATTCCAGGTATCACAACAACACTTGGTCAGTGTCAACAATCATCAATTGGTTCACAAAATTCAActtcatcaaataattcacaTTCTGGATGTATTGGACCTACCAGTAATCAGTCATCGCCCCATCCCTCACCCCTCTACCCTGGAATTCCATCATCAAATCAGCTAAATGGCAACACTCAAG AGccgaaaaaagaaaagactGAACAGAATGCAAATGGCACGTTATCGTCGGGTGATACCGTGTCAAATCAGGGCATTGGTCAAACTGGTAGCCAGGGAGTTTGTCAACCTGGTGATCAGCAAAAGCCAAATAGACCCAGTACCCTGGAAGCATCAAGAATGTTCACCAGGCGGTTGATTATGCTTGGAA tggaAAAAGGAGTCTTGCAACCGACGGCAGAAGAACAGCAGGCTATTGACAGATACATGTCACCAATGCCACCTCATAACACACTAATGCTATCGGAGCTACCAGAACCACCAATACCACTTAGTGAAATTGGACCAATACCACCACCGCCAATGTTTAGTTCACCAAGTCCAACAATGGATTCACGGCACCAACAAGACCTACCAATTACATCACAGCATAACGATGAAGACg ATGAGGATGAAATTGATgctgaagatgatgatgatagctTATATGTTTTTCGAGTATCTCAACCAGATCCAGCAATTGATACATCTAGAGTTGAAGAGATACCAGCAAAAGAGCCAAAATTTCATGCTGTGCCATTAAAAAGTgcattgaagaaaaaaaatactggaaGTGGTCCTGGTACACCTCAAAATACACCAACACAAGAAAATAGACCACTAACACTACGACAAGAATTACATGCCTCTTTCAA taGTCGACCGGTGAGATTTGGACTTGCTCTACCATGTACattggaaaataaagaaaatgcaAGACCTTATGTAATAAGAGAAGATTCTGATGGTTCAGATGATGGACAAGTACTCTACAGAGATGATTATGATGACGAAGAAA gtcGAATGGCTGACAAACTTGCACGAAAAGAATCGCTTTCACTTAAATTGGCACTGCGACCTGACAGACAAGAGCTAATTAATCGAAATATACTTCAAATACAATCTGATAATGAACGACAAGAATCAAAAGAAGCCATTGGTGCAAGGCTCAtcag ACGGCTAAGCATGCGGCCAACCCAAGAAGAACTTGAAGAGcgcaatattttaaaaa aacAAAGTCcagctgaagaaaaaaaacaaaaagaagaaaaaaaaagatacttgTTAAGAAAGCTTAGTTTTCGGCCAACGGTCGAAGaattaaaagagaaaaag attATAAGATTTAATGATTATATCGAGGTTACACAAGCACATGATTATGATAGACGAGCAGACAAACCGTGGACCCGACTAACGCCAAAGGATAAAGCAGCTATTAGAAAAGAACTGAATGAATTTAAAAGCTCAGAAATGGCTGTTCATGAAGAGAGTCGACATCTTACAag aTATCATAGGCCATGA